In Ostrea edulis chromosome 4, xbOstEdul1.1, whole genome shotgun sequence, a single window of DNA contains:
- the LOC125672026 gene encoding acyl-coenzyme A thioesterase 13-like — MSFARNGLAFLKQMVKFTTEMKSFENVLQGVRVVDGGEGRCQCEMTVKEEHQNADGTLHGGMTATLVGAVSAWALMTTERQVPGVSVDLSVSFMKPVKIGNDIVIDADTLKIGKTLAFCSVDIKLKSDGSLVAQGKHTTYVG; from the exons AAATTCACAACAGAAatgaaaagttttgaaaatgttttacaaGGC GTTCGAGTTGTGGACGGAGGGGAGGGGCGATGTCAGTGTGAAATGACCGTGAAGGAGGAACACCAGAATGCTGACGGGACACTACATGGGGGCATGACCGCCACTCTGGTGGGTGCCGTGTCCGCGTGGGCTTTGATGACAACAGAGCGACAGGTGCCTGGCGTTAGTGTTGATCTTAGTGTATC ATTTATGAAACCGGTGAAAATCGGGAACGACATTGTGATTGATGCTGACACACTGAAGATAGGGAAAACTCTGGCGTTTTGTTCAGTCGACATTAAATTGAAAAGCGACGGTTCACTTGTAGCTCAAGGAAAACACACGACATATGTCGGATGA